One Brassica napus cultivar Da-Ae chromosome A1, Da-Ae, whole genome shotgun sequence genomic region harbors:
- the BNAA01G35860D gene encoding uncharacterized protein BNAA01G35860D, with translation MVSPFRTPCTSPRKSRKASKNPYSNRGLDKFSELLSELDEKRQIIYSKKVDSGGPPLVRFVFTSSGECVPVVIKSSYLHKQKKTKDVAASAAAKVKTVVNESKTEETNKTEPETEEKQSCVLNENLKKITRPNRFFPVTVILVLVFLVFFGRSVAIMCTCIAWYLVPTIKEQRGNRGSSSYAMKKKDFARKLSIEDRASFNPRTVRNLSPRK, from the coding sequence ATGGTGAGCCCATTCAGAACTCCATGTACTTCtccaagaaaatcaagaaaagCGAGCAAGAACCCTTATTCAAACCGTGGACTTGACAAATTCTCTGAGCTTCTTTCAGAGCTCGACGAGAAGAGACAGATCATCTACTCGAAGAAGGTCGATTCCGGTGGCCCGCCTCTTGTCCGATTCGTGTTCACAAGCTCCGGTGAGTGTGTCCCAGTCGTGATCAAATCGTCTTATCTTCATAAACAGAAGAAGACCAAAGATGTTGCCGCTTCTGCTGCTGCTAAAGTCAAAACAGTAGTCAACGAATCGAAAACAgaggaaacaaataaaacagAACCTGAAACAGAGGAAAAACAGAGCTGTGTTTTGAATGAGAATCTGAAGAAGATCACAAGACCGAACCGTTTCTTTCCCGTGACTGTGATCTTGGTTCTTGTTTTCTTGGTTTTCTTTGGAAGATCTGTTGCGATCATGTGCACTTGTATTGCTTGGTACTTGGTACCAACGATCAAGGAACAGAGAGGAAACCGAGGATCTTCATCATATgcgatgaagaagaaagatttcGCCAGGAAGTTGAGTATTGAAGACAGAGCATCATTTAATCCAAGAACTGTTCGCAATCTTTCGCCTCGCAAGTAG
- the BNAA01G35880D gene encoding uncharacterized protein BNAA01G35880D — protein sequence MSLSVLAKRRRKSEDPKMRSLEELSPLETLEIEKGLALVSRVKLSLTIHPLVPSVSKPIDEWQLKRSLIDFLKNSTFPSVTISEEDIVVRRHRDLKKRKRDEPVAHGSLFIRDLGFLEGKKKKKDDDDAKGLEKKFVEWRKVLVEKMNGIEVNLEGVKYTLTVVLPVSDDFERLKKDWEEFYAFGHPREGRREADTMILRGVPSRWFAETRVSSKPSMLVAHTIFSTFGNIRNFNVAEDDDLGKDADEYSGDLVSGLYCKIVVQFEKYNDFVNAMKAFCGRSMQKEGTRLKADYELTWDKVGFFQNSRRASDHRDDGYRNETAGYNTDDLRRKRFRE from the exons ATGTCTCTCTCAGTACTAGCGAAAAGGCGAAGAAAGAGTGAAGACCCAAAGATGCGATCGTTAGAAGAGCTATCTCCGTTAGAAACCCTAGAAATCGAGAAGGGCCTCGCTCTCGTCTCACGCGTCAAGCTCTCTCTCACAATCCACCCTCTCGTCCCCTCCGTCTCAAAGCCCATCGACGAATGGCAGCTCAAGCGATCCTTGATCGACTTCCTCAAGAACTCAACTTTCCCCTCCGTGACGATCTCGGAAGAAGACATCGTGGTTCGGCGTCACAGGGACTTGAAGAAAAGGAAGCGTGATGAGCCAGTGGCGCATGGGTCGCTGTTTATccgagatttagggtttctcgaaggcaagaagaagaagaaggatgacGACGATGCCAAGGGTTTGGAGAAGAAGTTTGTAGAGTGGAGGAAGGTTTTGGTGGAGAAGATGAATGGTATTGAGGTGAATTTGGAAGGAGTCAAGTACACTCTCACTGTGGTGCTTCCTGTTTCTGATGATTTCGAGAGGTTGAAGAAAGATTGGGAGGAGTTTTACGCTTTTG ggcatCCAAGGGAAGGGAGGAGAGAGGCTGATACAATGATACTGAGAGGTGTGCCATCAAGATGGTTTGCAGAGACAAGAGTTTCATCCAAGCCTTCTATGTTGGTTGCTCATACTATCTTCTCCACCTTTGGCAATATCAG GAATTTTAATGTTGCTGAGGACGATGATCTAGGTAAGGACGCAGATGAGTACAGTGGAGACCTCGTATCAGGTCTCTATTGTAAGATTGTTGTTCAGTTCGAGAAGTACAACGACTTTGTGAATGCCATGAAGGCTTTCTGTGGCCGTTCAATGCAAAAG GAAGGTACTCGGCTAAAGGCAGACTATGAACTAACATGGGACAAGGTTGGGTTCTTCCAAAACTCGAGGAGGGCATCGGATCACAGAGATGATGGATACAGAAACGAGACTGCTGGATACAATACGGATGATTTACGTCGAAAGAGATTCAGG GAGTAA